The genomic interval ATGATATCATTCTGTGAATGCTTTGATTTATTGTCGTTGTGGATTGCAATGTATATTTCAGAAATCAGAAATTAGAACCTGCATTTCAACTGCCTCCTGAGATATATCAATATCCTTGCCACGAAGTTTCTGAAGTGCAGCTTCAAACTCTTTTTCACGCCCTTTCTTTGCCTAAATTATAATGGGGGTCATTTTCTATGTGTGCATTCTTTTCAAGATTATATCATTTGAGAAAAGCTCATgaaaaattaatagtattttcTCGTGTATTTCTTTGTGTAGTATTTCTTTGTGTATATACAAAGTatataaatgttttatgaaTTCATGTACATCTTCATATATGAACTTCTTTCATCAATATTCTTACCAACCATCTGGGAGACTCTGGAATAAGAAAGAGACCCAAAAGTAGAACAAAGATGGGAATGAGACCTGCAAGTACCTCACAAGTGAGCTCTCTCTGTCATACCATCCCTCATTTGTATGTGTCTTCTAAGATGTATCACAATATTATTTGTTGCAAGGATTATGCCAATCTCACTGTCCTTTTCGCAATATAACTTAGTGTGACCGAGCAACAAAATTTCACCTGTTAATGCTAAAGCCCTCCATGTTAGTATTGTCCCAATAATGAAGGCAACAGACACTCCAGCACAGATCATGAACTGTGGATTAAGGGGACAAATATCAGAAATCAATAATTAAGGAAGGAGGAATCCTTAGACCGACttgatttggtttggttgtctcaaaaaatagaattgttaCTGGCTAAGGAGATCAGGTAGATGACTGTCATGGCTACTCTTAGTGTCGTCCTGGATAATAGAAAGCAGTTTTGAGCTTTATCGGTTATTATTATCAGGAGATCATGGTTTAGGGAATTAGCAAATTTCTggcatactctctctctctctctctcgctctctctgtGGTATTTGTTTTTCCTGATCCTAGCAACAACCATTATCAGtttgttaatataatttatttgtgtgtGACAAGCATCAGGTTAACTCTTTGCTTATGAATTTCTGCTGTGCAGATTCTCCGGTACATAAATCTTTTGAAATATGACGATCAGAAGCTATGCTGGCATTAAAACCTGGTCTTTTGCTTGTACACTCAGACCTACCTGTTCTGACTGTTCTTAAACCCAAGGTAACTTCTTTATCAACTCTCAAGGTTCCAGGTAACCATGGGAGAAGAGTAGGGTTGGTTACAAGATTTCAGTACTCTGTTGCTGATAGAACATTTGCATCTAGTTCTGTGGATTCGTCACGGTTCATGCAAGCTACTGCCCATTTGGGTCGGAAACAAGGAGGTCCCTCATCCCTATATAGTTGTCCTAGTTTATCAGAAATGAAGAATGAGAGAATAGCAAATCGTGCCAGGGTTTATGAGTTCTTGCGAGGAATTGGCATTATTCCTGATGAGCTTGACGGGTTGGAGCTTCCTGTGACAGCTGAGGTTATGAGGGAACGTGTAGATTTTTCTTCACAAATTAGGGCTTACCATAGAAGACATCAACACCTATCCACTTATTCTTGGTTGCagtgtaaagaaaaatatgattccTGTTCTTGATTACCTTGGAAAATTGGGTGTCAGGAAATCCACTTTCACTGAGTTCTTGAGAAGATACCCTCAGGTTCTCCATGCTAGTGTTGTTGTTGACCTTGCTCCAGTGGTCAAGTATCTTCAAGGGATGGATATCAAGCCTAAAAATATTCCTCGAGTTCTTGAGAGATATCCCGAAGTGTTGGGATTCAAGCTCGAAGGGTCCATGAGCACATCGGTGGCTTATTTGGTTGGAATTGGAGTTGCAAGAAGAGAAATTGGAGGGGTTTTAACCAGATACCCTGACATTTTAGCCTTTTAGGCATGGAGTAGCCAGGATGATCAAACCTTTTGTGGAGTATCTGCAAGGCTTGGGCATTCCAAGATTAGCTGTAGCTAGACTGATAGAGAAGCGGCCT from Juglans microcarpa x Juglans regia isolate MS1-56 chromosome 4S, Jm3101_v1.0, whole genome shotgun sequence carries:
- the LOC121263651 gene encoding LOW QUALITY PROTEIN: transcription termination factor MTERF4, chloroplastic-like (The sequence of the model RefSeq protein was modified relative to this genomic sequence to represent the inferred CDS: deleted 2 bases in 2 codons); the protein is MLALKPGLLLVHSDLPVLTVLKPKVTSLSTLKVPGNHGRRVGLVTRFQYSVADRTFASSSVDSSRFMQATAHLGRKQGGPSSLYSCPSLSEMKNERIANRARVYEFLRGIGIIPDELDGLELPVTAEVMRERVDFLHKLGLTIEDINTYPLILGCSVKKNMIPVLDYLGKLGVRKSTFTEFLRRYPQVLHASVVVDLAPVVKYLQGMDIKPKNIPRVLERYPEVLGFKLEGSMSTSVAYLVGIGVARREIGGVLTRYPDILAFRHGVARMIKPFVEYLQGLGIPRLAVARLIEKRPHILGFGLEERVKPNVESLLEFNVREALLPSVVAQYPEIIGLELKPKLLSQQSLLNSVIDIGPEDFGRVLEKMPQVVSLSNAPVIKHVDFLKICGFSLEQVRTMVVGCPQLLALNLDIMKLNFDYYQMEMKRPLDDLVMFPAFFTYCLESTIKLRHTVVAKKGLKCSLARLLNCSDVKFDERMTYDTIDMEEMETEQSFDMNTLMEPRSDESASDYDEDSEDDYL